One Scomber scombrus chromosome 4, fScoSco1.1, whole genome shotgun sequence genomic region harbors:
- the itga2.2 gene encoding integrin alpha-2: MECFCRNILLFTIVVISDRIWFSQSFNVGTAGTKIFTGPAAEEFGYTVQQTTNHEGKWLLVGAPWSGFRRNRMGDVYKCPVSGSKNSCDKLNLQDSVSIPDVKNIVNNMSLGLTLTRGPAVDGLMMCGPLWGQLCGTQDFYPGICARLDPLFQPQPAFSPALQTCGGPMDIVIVLDGSNSIYPWSPMNAFLQKLIPALDIGPKTTQVSVIQYGVDTRFEFKLNQFENKDEVLAAASRITQKYGTSTNTFGAIRYASQLGFDQRNGGRPGAAKVMVVVTDGESHDAALKDAVIAECEQKGITRFGIAVLGFYIRNNIDTSNLIKEIKSIASSPIEKYFFNVSEEAALSTIVGTLGSRIFNIEGTGKGGDNFKMEMSQVGFSAHYSSKQDVMMLGAVGAYGWSGTVVHQTGSKFDIFPSSAFEGTLQDRNHSSLLGYSVSTLSDGSTEYFVAGAPRSNHSGQVIVYTINAQKQSSIIDSERGKQIGSYFGSVLCSLDVDKDGVTDLLLVGAPMFMSELKREQGRVYLFSVTKGILNEQGFLNGPVPTENARFGMSISAAPDLDLDGYNDVVVGAPLEEKGRGIIYIYNGKKKTLNKEFSQRIFGSKLDPQIQYFGRSLDSLKDLNDDTLPDISVGAYGKVVQLWSRGVASVSATASFNPDKINIFNKPCDIGGRQLSCFVTKLCFGATFKPKNPVGPIDISYTLTLDADLQSSRVTSRGLFTKNNERSLTEKAKISSTPLCREYNVHVQEAPDFVNSLSLKVEIQQQNEDVNPVLDISSPSVWQFFNPFTKDCGSDDVCVSDLVLSVKTDTKASSSAPVLVSASNRELSFQVTVKNKKENAYNTQVLVTYSNNLYYSSVFPPTDGVKCTSTEAQIVTCQVGYPALKTNEGMKFQINFDYNQEVLLNQAKVKFEAKSDGKEERPADNTVEISIPIQYDAGIILSRHSNINFYVADTTAPVITTVKSLDDIGPEFNFTVKVSTGTFPVNLLYLTIALPMKTNGGNQLLYVTNVDTQAGGSVSCDSSSLVDLLKIGVKSHQVSFSEESLRGMEKLDCKNAKCEYIKCIIKDTEAKSDYYVKVKTRIWSGTFITATYQTIALISSVDVETSNPELLIIGLKQLPVVVTVSKPGEKGDVPVGVIVGSVIAGLVLLALAVGLLWKFGFFKRKYQQLQKEDDEDMQSHAHVDEVL; this comes from the exons ATGGAGTGCTTCTGCAGGAATATCTTGTTGTTCACTATAGTCGTCATTT CTGACAGAATCTGGTTCTCTCAGTCCTTCAACGTTGGCACTGCAGGTACCAAGATTTTCACCGGACCAGCAGCAGAGGAGTTTGGCTATACAGTCCAACAAACGACGAACCATGAAGGCAAATG GCTCTTGGTTGGTGCTCCATGGAGTGGTTTCCGTCGAAACAGGATGGGGGATGTTTACAAGTGTCCAGTCTCAGGGTCCAAAAACAGCTGTGACAAGCTCAACCTACAAG ATTCTGTCAGTATTCCAGATGTCAAAAACATAGTAAACAACATGTCACTGGGTTTGACTCTTACCCGGGGGCCTGCAGTAGATGGTTTGATg ATGTGTGGTCCTCTGTGGGGTCAGCTTTGTGGCACTCAGGACTTCTATCCAGGAATATGTGCAAGATTAGATCCCCTATTTCAACCTCAACCTGccttctctcctgctctccagA CATGTGGAGGGCCTATGGACATTGTGATTGTTTTGGATGGCTCCAACAGTATTTATCCCTGGAGTCCAATGAATGCATTTCTCCAGAAACTAATACCTGCGCTTGACATCGGGCCCAAAACCACCCAG GTTAGCGTCATTCAATATGGAGTTGATACCCGGTTTGAATTCAAACTGAACCAGTTTGAAAACAAAGATGAAGTGCTTGCTGCAGCGTCCAGAATCACACAAAAGTATGGTACTTCTACCAATACCTTCGGTGCGATTAGATATGCCAG TCAGTTGGGTTTTGATCAGCGTAACGGAGGCCGTCCGGGCGCCGCCAAGGTGATGGTTGTCGTCACTGATGGCGAGTCTCATGACGCAGCCCTTAAAGATGCAGTCATTGCAGAATGTGAGCAAAAAGGCATCACCCGCTTTGGTATTGCT GTGCTGGGTTTTTACATCAGAAACAACATAGACACAAGTAACCTAATTAAAGAAATCAAATCCATTGCCAGTTCACCCATAGAAAAGTACTTCTTCAATGTGTCTGAAGAAGCAGCTCTCTCCACCATTGTAGGAACTCTGGGGAGCCGCATCTTCAACATAGAGG GCACTGGAAAAGGGGGCGACAACTTCAAGATGGAGATGTCCCAGGTGGGGTTCAGCGCTCACTACTCCAGCAAACAG GATGTGATGATGCTGGGAGCAGTGGGAGCTTATGGTTGGAGTGGGACCGTTGTCCATCAAACAGGGTcgaaatttgacatttttccttcctctgcCTTTGAGGGAACTCTTCAAGACAGAAACCACAGCTCGTTACTGG GTTACTCCGTCAGCACGCTGAGTGATGGGTCTACTGAATACTTTGTGGCTGGTGCACCTCGTTCCAACCACTCTGGTCAAGTTATTGTCTACACCATCAACGCCCAGAAGCAATCGTCTATTATAGATTCAGAAAGAGGGAAACAG ATTGGGTCATACTTTGGAAGTGTTCTGTGCTCTCTGGATGTGGACAAAGACGGAGTGACGGACCTCCTGTTGGTCGGTGCACCCATGTTTATGAGCGAACTGAAGAGAGAACAAGGCCGGGTCTACCTCTTTTCTGTCACCAAG GGTATACTGAATGAACAGGGATTCCTCAATGGTCCGGTCCCAACTGAGAACGCACGTTTTGGGATGTCCATTTCTGCTGCTCCTGACCTGGATCTTGACGGTTACAATGATGTTGTTGTTGGCGCACCACtagaggagaaaggaagaggcATCATCTATATCTACAATGGGAAGAAGAAGACATTGAACAAAGAGTTCTCACAG AGAATATTTGGCTCCAAACTGGATCCTCAAATACAGTATTTTGGAAGGTCCCTTGATAGCCTCAAAGATCTGAATGATGATACACTCCCTGACATCTCAGTTGGTGCCTATGGTAAAGTGGTCCAGCTCTG GTCCCGTGGTGTGGCATCAGTTTCAGCTACAGCTTCTTTCAACCCtgataaaatcaacattttcaacaaacCCTGTGACATTGGCGGACGCCAGCTTTCATGTTTCGTCACCAAACTCTGTTTTGGTGCAACCTTTAAGCCCAAGAACCCTGTTGGACCCATTG ATATATCCTACACTTTGACTCTGGATGCTGACTTGCAGTCCTCTCGAGTTACCTCAAGAGGACTgttcacaaaaaacaatgaacGCTCACTTACAGAAAAGGCAAAAATATCATCTACACCCCTCTGTCGAGAATACAATGTTCATGTTCAG gaggCACCAGATTTTGTCAATTCCCTCAGTCTGAAAGTAGAAATCCAGCAACAAAATGAAGACGTGAATCCTGTCCTCGATATTTCCTCTCCGAGTGTCTGGCAGTTCTTT AACCCGTTCACAAAAGACTGCGGCTCTGATGACGTGTGTGTTAGTGATCTTGTGCTGAGTGTGAAGACAGACACAAAGGCGTCCAG CTCGGCACCCGTTCTGGTCAGTGCCAGTAACCGAGAACTGTCATTTCAAGTCACTGTGAAGAACAAAAAGGAGAACGCCTATAACACTCAGGTCTTGGTCACATACTCCAACAACCTCTACTACTCCTCCGTCTTTCCACCT ACGGATGGAGTAAAATGCACCTCAACTGAAGCACAAATTGTCACTTGCCAAGTGGGATACccagcattaaaaacaaacgAAGGG ATGAAATTTCAGATCAATTTCGATTACAACCAGGAGGTGTTGCTCAACCAAGCCAAGGTGAAATTTGAGGCTAAAAg TGATGGTAAGGAGGAGAGACCTGCAGACAACACTGTGGAAATATCGATTCCTATTCAATATGATGCAGGGATCATTTTATCTAg GCACTCAAATATTAATTTCTACGTGGCAGATACTACTGCTCCGGTGATAACAACAGTGAAAAGTTTAGATGACATCGGCCCAGAGTTTAACTTTACAGTGAAG GTTTCAACAGGCACCTTCCCTGTCAACCTCCTGTACCTGACCATAGCTCTGCCGATGAAGACCAATGGAGGAAATCAGCTCCTCTATGTTACCAATGTGGATACACAAGCA GGAGGTTCGGTCAGCTGTGACTCCAGCAGCCTGGTTGACCTGCTGAAGATTGGTGTGAAGAGCCACCAAGTCTCCTTCTCTGAGGAAAGCCTCAGAGGCATGGAGAAACTG GACTGCAAGAATGCAAAATGTGAGTatataaaatgcatcatcaaAGACACTGAAGCAAAGAGTGACTACTATGTGAAAGTTAAGACAAGGATCTGGAGTGGAACCTTTATTACG GCTACCTATCAGACCATCGCGCTGATCTCCAGTGTTGATGTTGAGACCTCCAACCCCGAATTGCTCATCATCGGCCTCAAACAGTTGCCA GTAGTGGTGACAGTCAGTAAACCTGGAGAGAAAGGTGACGTTCCAGTGGGAGTGATCGTCGGCAGTGTCATAGCAGGTCTGGTGCTGTTGGCTCTGGCTGTTGGACTGCTGTGGAAG TTTGGATTCTTCAAAAGAAAGTACCAGCAGCTTCAgaaagaagatgatgaagacaTGCAGAGCCATGCTCACGTAGATGAAGTGCTGTGA